In Amia ocellicauda isolate fAmiCal2 chromosome 5, fAmiCal2.hap1, whole genome shotgun sequence, a genomic segment contains:
- the LOC136749392 gene encoding complement receptor type 2 isoform X1, with translation MLEMDSSPMRHHVWRNTVCLLLLSVTRVLCYCTAPPSYTNVLLRDRHPTRSRYPSDAKVIYTCAEGYIRAGGSWAVFCINGKWTTLTLNCERRSCGSAGEIQNGQFKYNGILFGDTVVAECEVGYQLVGRGYRQCKSTGWDGIIPICESVKCADPPEAAGLRRTGPLEGPFDYNTVLSYSCERGTLIGNREIHCNQNGDWSSPPPQCTDINCPAPYLKNGRLTSGFSVLFKYRATVSFACHAGYELNGARWITCEKDGRWHPEIPKCELREVYCPRPSVLNGRRTSGYRSMYKHGDSATFSCNPGYRRSGAVLITCGEDGRWAPEIPQCLEVYCPAPSVTNGSITHGYNIKYEYRHTVLFACNAGYQLHGADLITCEEDGHWLPKIPECLPLKEITCAAPSVTDSTVTHGGKDIYQDGDSVTLSCDEGFVLNGHSTVSCGGNGEWSPPVPTCQALNKVYCPAPSVTNGSITHGHNIKYEYRNTVLFACNAGYQLHGADLITCEEDGHWFPKIPECLPLKGPFCSAPPPHPNAKPTEKKPTYSTGQMVMYKCVVGYKREGGSLYIRCNDGQWTPLTLQCEKKSCGSAGEILNGMFKYEDITFGSKATAVCDEGYRLVGRGYRQCKDLGWDGDIPLCEVAKCPAPRKAAGLRRTGPQEGPFDYNTVLSYSCERGTLIGSREIYCTENGTWSGPLPKCKEINCTNPIVRNARKTRGHGVAYTYRDSVSFACEKGFRLNGSGSVTCNQYGKWSPRLPKCDRVVCPPPVLPNGGIKSRSKNLNTHGCIVHFYCDAGYRLQGSGRVTCGDNGQWHPSLPTCTKRYRSYSRY, from the exons ATGCTGGAGATGGACAGTTCACCGATGCGCCATCATGTTTGGAGGAATACGGTGTGTCTGTTATTACTCTCTGTCACCAGGGTCTTGT GCTACTGCACCGCGCCGCCCTCCTACACCAATGTCCTCCTCCGAGACAGACATCCCACTCGGAGTCGTTACCCTTCAGATGCCAAAGTTATTTACACATGTGCTGAGGGATACATAAGAGCAGGGGGCAGCTGGGCTGTGTTTTGCATAAATGGCAAATGGACAACACTGACATTGAATTGTGAAC GTAGGTCATGTGGTTCGGCAGGGGAGATCCAGAACGGACAGTTCAAATACAATGGGATTTTGTTTGGAGATACAGTTGTTGCTGAATGTGAAGTGGG GTACCAACTAGTTGGAAGGGGTTACAGGCAATGCAAAAGTACTGGCTGGGATGGGATTATTCCAATATGTGAAA GTGTTAAGTGTGCTGACCCCCCCGAGGCAGCGGGTCTGAGAAGGACGGGCCCCTTGGAAGGACCGTTTGACTACAACACCGTGCTGAGCTACAGCTGTGAGAGGGGGACGCTCATCGGGAACAGAGAGATTCACTGCAATCAAAACGGGGACTGGAGCAGCCCGCCCCCTCAGTGTACAG ACATTAACTGTCCAGCTCCCTATTTGAAGAATGGCAGACTGACAAGTGGATTCAGTGTGTTGTTTAAGTACAGAGCCACGGTTTCTTTTGCGTGCCATGCTGGGTATGAACTGAATGGAGCCAGATGGATCACCTGTGAAAAGGATGGCCGTTGGCATCCCGAGATTCCCAAGTGTGAGCTCAGAG AAGTTTACTGTCCGAGACCCTCTGTGCTCAATGGCAGGCGCACGAGTGGATATCGATCAATGTATAAACACGGAGACTCGGCTACGTTCTCTTGCAACCCGGGGTATCGCCGGAGTGGAGCCGTTCTGATCACTTGTGGGGAAGATGGCCGTTGGGCTCCTGAGATTCCTCAGTGTTTAG AGGTTTATTGTCCAGCCCCCTCTGTGACCAATGGCAGCATTACACATGGATACAACATCAAGTATGAATATAGACATACAGTTTTGTTTGCTTGCAATGCCGGGTATCAGCTGCATGGAGCCGACTTGATCACCTGTGAAGAGGATGGCCATTGGCTTCCTAAAATCCCTGAATGTTTGCCCCTCAAAG AGATTACCTGCGCTGCTCCAAGTGTGACCgacagcacagtgacacacggAGGCAAAGACATCTACCAAGATGGCGACTCAGTGACTCTGAGCTGCGATGAGGGCTTTGTGCTGAACGGACACAGCACTGTGAGCTGTGGAGGGAACGGGGAGTGGAGTCCTCCTGTTCCCACATGTCAAGCACTCAACA AGGTTTATTGTCCAGCCCCCTCTGTGACCAATGGCAGCATTACACATGGACACAACATCAAGTATGAATATAGAAATACAGTTTTGTTTGCTTGCAATGCGGGGTATCAGCTGCATGGAGCCGACTTGATCACCTGTGAAGAGGATGGCCATTGGTTTCCTAAAATCCCTGAATGTTTGCCCCTCAAAG GACCATTTTGCAGTGCGCCTCCACCCCATCCCAATGCAAAACCTACAGAGAAGAAGCCGACATACAGTACCGGTCAGATGGTCATGTACAAATGTGTTGTGGGATACAAAAGAGAGGGAGGGTCCTTGTATATCCGATGCAACGATGGCCAATGGACACCACTGACACTGCAGTGTGAAA AAAAATCGTGTGGCTCCGCAGGGGAGATATTGAATGGGATGTTCAAATACGAAGACATAACATTTGGCTCTAAGGCGACGGCTGTGTGTGACGAAGG GTATCGCTTGGTGGGCAGGGGCTACAGGCAGTGCAAAGACTTGGGCTGGGATGGTGATATCCCCCTGTGTGAAG TTGCGAAGTGTCCTGCCCCCCGAAAGGCAGCTGGTCTGAGAAGGACGGGCCCCCAGGAAGGACCGTTTGACTACAACACCGTGCTGAGCTACAGCTGTGAGAGGGGGACACTCATCGGGAGCAGAGAGATTTACTGCACTGAGAACGGGACCTGGAGCGGCCCACTGCCAAAGTGTAAAG AGATTAATTGTACGAATCCCATTGTGAGGAATGCGAGAAAGACACGCGGACACGGGGTGGCTTATACATACAGAGACTCTGTGTCCTTTGCTTGTGAGAAGGGCTTTCGCCTCAATGGATCTGGTTCTGTGACGTGCAATCAGTACGGCAAATGGAGTCCTCGCTTGCCAAAATGTGACA GAGTTGTTTGCCCTCCTCCTGTGTTGCCTAATGGTGGAATAAAATCTCGTTCCAAAAATCTAAATACACACGGATGCATTGTGCACTTTTACTGTGACGCTGGATACAGGCTTCAAGGCAGTGGCAGGGTTACCTGTGGGGACAATGGGCAATGGCACCCTTCTCTTCCAACATGCACAAAAA GATATAGATCTTATTCAAGATACTGA
- the LOC136749392 gene encoding complement receptor type 2 isoform X2 codes for MLEMDSSPMRHHVWRNTVCLLLLSVTRVLCYCTAPPSYTNVLLRDRHPTRSRYPSDAKVIYTCAEGYIRAGGSWAVFCINGKWTTLTLNCERRSCGSAGEIQNGQFKYNGILFGDTVVAECEVGYQLVGRGYRQCKSTGWDGIIPICESVKCADPPEAAGLRRTGPLEGPFDYNTVLSYSCERGTLIGNREIHCNQNGDWSSPPPQCTDINCPAPYLKNGRLTSGFSVLFKYRATVSFACHAGYELNGARWITCEKDGRWHPEIPKCELREVYCPRPSVLNGRRTSGYRSMYKHGDSATFSCNPGYRRSGAVLITCGEDGRWAPEIPQCLEVYCPAPSVTNGSITHGYNIKYEYRHTVLFACNAGYQLHGADLITCEEDGHWLPKIPECLPLKEITCAAPSVTDSTVTHGGKDIYQDGDSVTLSCDEGFVLNGHSTVSCGGNGEWSPPVPTCQALNRPFCSAPPPHPNAKPTEKKPTYSTGQMVMYKCVVGYKREGGSLYIRCNDGQWTPLTLQCEKKSCGSAGEILNGMFKYEDITFGSKATAVCDEGYRLVGRGYRQCKDLGWDGDIPLCEVAKCPAPRKAAGLRRTGPQEGPFDYNTVLSYSCERGTLIGSREIYCTENGTWSGPLPKCKEINCTNPIVRNARKTRGHGVAYTYRDSVSFACEKGFRLNGSGSVTCNQYGKWSPRLPKCDRVVCPPPVLPNGGIKSRSKNLNTHGCIVHFYCDAGYRLQGSGRVTCGDNGQWHPSLPTCTKRYRSYSRY; via the exons ATGCTGGAGATGGACAGTTCACCGATGCGCCATCATGTTTGGAGGAATACGGTGTGTCTGTTATTACTCTCTGTCACCAGGGTCTTGT GCTACTGCACCGCGCCGCCCTCCTACACCAATGTCCTCCTCCGAGACAGACATCCCACTCGGAGTCGTTACCCTTCAGATGCCAAAGTTATTTACACATGTGCTGAGGGATACATAAGAGCAGGGGGCAGCTGGGCTGTGTTTTGCATAAATGGCAAATGGACAACACTGACATTGAATTGTGAAC GTAGGTCATGTGGTTCGGCAGGGGAGATCCAGAACGGACAGTTCAAATACAATGGGATTTTGTTTGGAGATACAGTTGTTGCTGAATGTGAAGTGGG GTACCAACTAGTTGGAAGGGGTTACAGGCAATGCAAAAGTACTGGCTGGGATGGGATTATTCCAATATGTGAAA GTGTTAAGTGTGCTGACCCCCCCGAGGCAGCGGGTCTGAGAAGGACGGGCCCCTTGGAAGGACCGTTTGACTACAACACCGTGCTGAGCTACAGCTGTGAGAGGGGGACGCTCATCGGGAACAGAGAGATTCACTGCAATCAAAACGGGGACTGGAGCAGCCCGCCCCCTCAGTGTACAG ACATTAACTGTCCAGCTCCCTATTTGAAGAATGGCAGACTGACAAGTGGATTCAGTGTGTTGTTTAAGTACAGAGCCACGGTTTCTTTTGCGTGCCATGCTGGGTATGAACTGAATGGAGCCAGATGGATCACCTGTGAAAAGGATGGCCGTTGGCATCCCGAGATTCCCAAGTGTGAGCTCAGAG AAGTTTACTGTCCGAGACCCTCTGTGCTCAATGGCAGGCGCACGAGTGGATATCGATCAATGTATAAACACGGAGACTCGGCTACGTTCTCTTGCAACCCGGGGTATCGCCGGAGTGGAGCCGTTCTGATCACTTGTGGGGAAGATGGCCGTTGGGCTCCTGAGATTCCTCAGTGTTTAG AGGTTTATTGTCCAGCCCCCTCTGTGACCAATGGCAGCATTACACATGGATACAACATCAAGTATGAATATAGACATACAGTTTTGTTTGCTTGCAATGCCGGGTATCAGCTGCATGGAGCCGACTTGATCACCTGTGAAGAGGATGGCCATTGGCTTCCTAAAATCCCTGAATGTTTGCCCCTCAAAG AGATTACCTGCGCTGCTCCAAGTGTGACCgacagcacagtgacacacggAGGCAAAGACATCTACCAAGATGGCGACTCAGTGACTCTGAGCTGCGATGAGGGCTTTGTGCTGAACGGACACAGCACTGTGAGCTGTGGAGGGAACGGGGAGTGGAGTCCTCCTGTTCCCACATGTCAAGCACTCAACA GACCATTTTGCAGTGCGCCTCCACCCCATCCCAATGCAAAACCTACAGAGAAGAAGCCGACATACAGTACCGGTCAGATGGTCATGTACAAATGTGTTGTGGGATACAAAAGAGAGGGAGGGTCCTTGTATATCCGATGCAACGATGGCCAATGGACACCACTGACACTGCAGTGTGAAA AAAAATCGTGTGGCTCCGCAGGGGAGATATTGAATGGGATGTTCAAATACGAAGACATAACATTTGGCTCTAAGGCGACGGCTGTGTGTGACGAAGG GTATCGCTTGGTGGGCAGGGGCTACAGGCAGTGCAAAGACTTGGGCTGGGATGGTGATATCCCCCTGTGTGAAG TTGCGAAGTGTCCTGCCCCCCGAAAGGCAGCTGGTCTGAGAAGGACGGGCCCCCAGGAAGGACCGTTTGACTACAACACCGTGCTGAGCTACAGCTGTGAGAGGGGGACACTCATCGGGAGCAGAGAGATTTACTGCACTGAGAACGGGACCTGGAGCGGCCCACTGCCAAAGTGTAAAG AGATTAATTGTACGAATCCCATTGTGAGGAATGCGAGAAAGACACGCGGACACGGGGTGGCTTATACATACAGAGACTCTGTGTCCTTTGCTTGTGAGAAGGGCTTTCGCCTCAATGGATCTGGTTCTGTGACGTGCAATCAGTACGGCAAATGGAGTCCTCGCTTGCCAAAATGTGACA GAGTTGTTTGCCCTCCTCCTGTGTTGCCTAATGGTGGAATAAAATCTCGTTCCAAAAATCTAAATACACACGGATGCATTGTGCACTTTTACTGTGACGCTGGATACAGGCTTCAAGGCAGTGGCAGGGTTACCTGTGGGGACAATGGGCAATGGCACCCTTCTCTTCCAACATGCACAAAAA GATATAGATCTTATTCAAGATACTGA